From Fundulus heteroclitus isolate FHET01 chromosome 14, MU-UCD_Fhet_4.1, whole genome shotgun sequence, the proteins below share one genomic window:
- the LOC105922040 gene encoding phosphatidylinositol 4,5-bisphosphate 3-kinase catalytic subunit alpha isoform, whose product MVPRPSSGELWGLHLMPPRILVDCCLPNGMMVSLECLRETPLINIKQQLFIEARKYPLYHLLQEESCYIFVGVTQEAEREEFYDETRRLCDLRLFHPILKVIEPLGNREEKILNREIGFAIGMPVCEFEMMKDPEVQDFRRSILSVCREAMEEREGGGAHTQALYVYPPNVESSPHLPQHIYSKLDKGRLIVTIWVIMSPSNSKQKYTLKVSHDSLPEQLIAESIRKKSRSMHLSPQQLRLCVQEYQGQYILKVCGCDEYLLENFPLSQYKYIRSCIIVGRLPHLMLVSKDSLYSQLPASGFVTPSYSRRTPQPSPCPGGGDGSPPRSLWAFNTLLRVRLLCATYVNVNIRDIDKIYVRTGIYHGGEPLCENVNTQRVPCSNPRWNEWLTYDIYLADLPRSARLCLSICSVKGRKGAKEEHCPLAWGNVSLFDYMDILVSGKMALSLWPVPHGLEDLLNPIGVAGSNPNKETPCVELEFSRFNQTVVFPDEQQIEEHANWTISRELGYNYCHGLSSRLACDSSVSATDAEQLRSLCSRDPLYELSEQEKDFLWRHRHYCLNIPESLPKLLLSVKWNSRDEVSQMYCLLKEWPLMEPESALELLDCNFPDPIVREFALRCLVQGLTDDKLSQYLLQLVQVLKYEMYLDNPLARFLIKKALTNQRIGHFFFWHLKSEIHNKTVSRRFGLLLEAFCRACGMYLKHLNRQVEAMDKLVNLTDTLKQEKKDETQKTQMKFLVEHMSRPDYMESLQGFVSPLNPVHQLGNLRLEECRIMSSAKRPLWLNWENPDIMSELLFTNNEIIFKNGDDLRQDMLTLQIIKIMENIWQNQGLDLRMLPYGCLSIGDRVGLIEVVKNSYTIMQIQCKGGLKGALQFNSNTLHHWIKDKNHGEAYDRAIDLFTRSCAGYCVATFILGIGDRHNSNIMVKENGQLFHIDFGHFLDHKKKKFGYKRERVPFVLTQDFLIVISKGIQESTKTKEFERFQEMCYKAYLAIRQHASLFINLFSLMLGCGMPELQSFDDIAYLRKTLALEKSQQEALEYFTKQMNDAHHGGWSTKMDWIFHTIRHMPNEH is encoded by the exons ATGGTGCCCAGGCCATCATCAGGGGAGCTATGGGGGCTCCATCTGATGCCCCCTCGGATTCTAGTGGACTGCTGCCTCCCCAATG GTATGATGGTGAGCCTGGAGTGCCTCAGAGAAACTCCCCTCATCAACATAAAACAGCAGCTCTTCATTGAGGCCAGGAAGTACCCTCTCTAccacctgctgcag GAGGAGTCATGCTACATCTTTGTGGGGGTGACCCAGGAGGCTGAAAGGGAGGAGTTTTATGATGAGACGCGGAGGTTGTGTGACCTACGACTGTTTCACCCCATCCTGAAGGTCATTGAGCCGTTGGGGAATCGTGAGGAGAAGATCCTGAACCGAGAGATAG GCTTTGCCATTGGGATGCCAGTCTGTGAATTTGAGATGATGAAGGACCCAGAGGTTCAGGACTTCCGTCGCTCTATACTGAGTGTGTGCAGAGAGGCAATGGAGGAGAGAGAAGGGGGCGGGGCTCACACCCAGGCACTCTATGTTTACCCGCCCAATGTGGAGTCCAGTCCTCATCTGCCACAACACATCTATAGCAAGCTGGACAAAG gACGGCTCATAGTGACCATCTGGGTGATTATGTCTCCATCAAACTCTAAGCAGAAATACACTTTAAAG GTGAGCCACGACAGTTTGCCTGAGCAGCTAATTGCAGAGTCCATCAGAAAGAAGAGTCGCTCGATGCACCTTTCCCCTCAGCAGCTCCGACTCTGTGTGCAGGAGTACCAGGGCCAGTACATCCTTAAG GTGTGTGGCTGTGATGAGTACTTGCTGGAGAATTTCCCCCTCAGTCAATACAAG TACATCCGCTCTTGTATCATCGTTGGACGTCTTCCTCACCTAATGCTTGTGTCCAAAGACAGTCTCTACTCTCAGCTTCCAGCCTCAGGCTTCGTCACTCCGTCCTACAG CCGGAGGACACCCCAGCCGTCTCCCTGTCCAGGAGGTGGTGATGGATCTCCTCCTCGCTCCCTCTGGGCCTTTAACACTCTGCTCAGGGTCCGATTGCTCTGCGCCACCTACGTCAACGTCAATATCCGGGACATTGACAAG ATCTATGTGAGGACGGGTATCTATCATGGAGGAGAGCCgctgtgtgaaaatgtgaaCACCCAGAGAGTTCCCTGCTCCAACCCCAG GTGGAACGAATGGCTGACCTATGACATTTACCTGGCGGATCTTCCTCGCTCAGCAAGactctgtctgtccatctgctCTGTGAAGGGAAGGAAAGGAGCCAAGGAG GAGCACTGCCCCCTGGCCTGGGGTAATGTCAGCCTGTTTGACTACATGGATATACTTGTCTCTGGGAAGATGGCTCTGAGTCTTTGGCCCGTTCCTCATGGCCTTGAAGACCTGCTCAACCCTATTGGAGTGGCTGGCTCAAACCCCAACAAG GAGACCCCGTGTGTGGAGCTGGAGTTCTCACGATTCAACCAGACAGTCGTGTTTCCTGATGAGCAGCAGATTGAAGAACATGCTAACTGGACCATCAGCAGAGAGCTAGGCTACAACTACTGCCATGGACTG AGTAGCCGCCTGGCCTGCGACAGCAGTGTTTCAGCCACTGATGCAGAGCAGCTTCGCTCTCTTTGCTCCAGAGATCCTCTGTATGAGCTTTCCGAGCAGGAGAAGGACTTCCTCTGGAGACACAG ACATTATTGTTTAAACATCCCAGAGTCTCTGCCTAAGCTGCTTCTGTCAGTCAAATGGAACTCCAGAGACGAAGTGTCGCAG ATGTACTGTTTACTGAAAGAATGGCCTCTGATGGAGCCTGAGTCAGCTCTGGAGCTGCTGGACTGTAACTTTCCTGATCCGATAGTGAGAGAGTttgctctgcgctgtctggtgCAGGGCTTGACGGATGACAAGTTGTCCCAGTATCTGCTGCAGCTTGTACAG GTATTAAAATATGAGATGTACTTGGACAATCCTCTGGCTCGATTCCTCATCAAGAAAGCTCTAACCAATCAGAGGATAGGACACTTCTTCTTCTGGCACCTGAA gtcagAAATACACAACAAGACAGTTTCCAGAAGGTTTGGCCTGCTGCTGGAGGCTTTCTGCAGAGCCTGTGGCATGTACCTGAAACACTTGAACAGACAG GTGGAGGCCATGGATAAACTGGTGAATCTGACTGATACACTGAAGCAGGAGAAGAAGGATGAAACTCAGAAG ACTCAGATGAAGTTCCTGGTTGAACACATGTCACGTCCAGACTACATGGAGTCTCTGCAGGGATTCGTCTCTCCACTAAACCCAGTTCACCAGCTGGGAAACCTCAG GCTGGAGGAATGCAGGATCATGTCCTCAGCAAAGCGTCCCCTATGGCTGAACTGGGAGAACCCTGACATAATGTCCGAGCTACTCTTCACCAACAATGAGATCATCTTCAAGAACGGAGATG aTCTGCGTCAAGACATGCTGACGCTGCAGATCATCAAGATCATGGAGAACATCTGGCAGAACCAAGGCCTGGACCTGCG AATGCTGCCATATGGCTGCCTTTCTATCGGTGACCGTGTCGGTCTTATTGAGGTGGTGAAGAACAGCTACACTATCATGCAAATTCAGTGCAAAGGAGGCTTGAAGGGGGCACTGCAGTTCAATTCCAACACGCTTCACCACTGGATCAAAGACAAGAACCATGGAGAGGC GTATGATCGTGCCATTGACCTTTTCACCAGGTCCTGTGCAGGTTACTGCGTTGCCACATTTATCTTGGGAATTGGAGACCGACACAACTCCAACATCATGGTGAAGGAGAATGGACAG TTATTCCATATCGACTTTGGCCACTTCCTGGaccacaagaagaagaagtttgGCTACAAGAGGGAGCGTGTGCCTTTCGTGCTGACTCAGGACTTCCTTATTGTCATCAGCAAAGGCATTCAGGAGTCAACTAAGACAAAGGAGTTTGAGAG GTTCCAGGAGATGTGCTACAAAGCTTACCTGGCCATCCGACAGCACGCTAGCCTCTTCATCAACCTCTTTTCCCTCATGCTGGGCTGTGGCATGCCTGAACTGCAGAGCTTTGATGATATCGCCTACCTTAGGAAGACCCTTGCATTAG AAAAGAGCCAGCAGGAGGCGCTGGAGTACTTCACAAAACAGATGAATGATGCtcatcatggaggatggagcaCCAAGATGGACTGGATCTTCCACACCATCAGACACATGCCCAACGAAcactga
- the LOC105924333 gene encoding high affinity immunoglobulin gamma Fc receptor I, with amino-acid sequence MGHTWLHILLLFSSVISGYARVPITPTVIMQPNWPLIYRGETVILQCKIQGGGGSQWMYEWRPTRLNTSSIYVHTIEYDGGHFSCRGSSSHGTTDWSDVLILTVYQLSVSPSWLSPGDSVTLSCEVEHLPAGTRFFWYKAVPKLSGRYYSYELLPGSSNGTDENFYIVHGQTNTAGYVCEAGTGEPKYRDPSFVWSADPHPAASLSVSPDRVQHFRFDSVSLSCEGNSAEWRVRIFTEKDQLSDGCYWGNLNGSTCTLKLFWYDSGVFWCESGSGEFSNAVNITDQYNYGPILVSPVHPVAEGDPVTLSCRDKQQKLLSKVFFYHNDKLLHNDSREELNISAVSKSDEGFYKCQHSGKESPKSWMAVRALSSPATSSFPVMLIVGLVIGVVLFILLLLLWHYRRSRGVAFFRSDWIRLFI; translated from the exons TTCCCATTACACCCACCGTGATCATGCAACCAAACTGGCCTCTGATATACAGAGGTGAGACAGTGATCCTCCAATGTAAGATCCAGGGAGGAGGCGGATCTCAGTGGATGTATGAATGGAGGCCAACCAGGTTAAATACATCCAGCATATACGTGCACACTATTGAGTACGACGGAGGACACTTTAGCTGCAGAGGAAGCAGTAGCCATGGCACAACAGACTGGAGTGATGTTCTCATATTAACTGTAT ATCAACTCTCCGTTTCTCCATCGTGGCTGAGTCCTGGAGACTCAGTGACTCTGAGCTGTGAGGTGGAACATCTGCCTGCAGGGACAAGGTTCTTCTGGTATAAAGCCGTCCCTAAACTATCAGGCAGATATTACAGTTATGAGCTGCTGCCTGGAAGCTCCAACGGAACGGATGAGAATTTCTACATTGTTCATGGACAGACTAACACAGCCGGATATGTGTGTGAAGCGGGAACTGGAGAACCAAAGTACAGAGATCCAAGTTTTGTCTGGTCCGCAG ATCCTCATCCAGCAGCATCTCTCTCAGTGAGTCCTGACAGAGTCCAACACTTCAGGTttgactctgtgtctctgagctgtgaggGAAACTCTGCAGAGTGGAGAGTGAGGATCTTTACAGAAAAAGATCAACTGTCAGACGGCTGCTACTGGGGGAACCTGAATGGATCTACATGTACCCTCAAACTATTCTGGTATGACAGTGGAGTGTTCTGGTGTGAGTCTGGATCAGGAGAGTTCAGCAATGCTGTTAACATCACTGATCAAT ATAATTATGGTCCTATCCTGGTGAGCCCCGTCCATCCTGTGGCTGAGGGAGATCCTGTTactctgagctgcagagataaacaacaaaagctgctcTCCAAGGTGTTTTTCTATCACAATGACAAACTGCTCCACAAtgacagcagagaggagctgaATATCTCTGCAGTGTCAAAGTCAGACGAAGGTTTCTACAAGTGTCAACATTCAGGAAAGGAGTCACCAAAGAGCTGGATGGCTGTTAGAG CTCTGTCCAGTCCTGCCACCTCTTCATTTCCTGTGATGTTGATCGTTGGACTAGTCATTGGAGTCGTTCTCTTTATTCTCCTGCTCTTGTTGTGGCACTACAGACGGTCCAGAGGTGTGGCCTTTTTCCGCTCTGACTGGATcagattgtttatttaa